TGCACAAATTAGGATACTTACATCAGAATAAATTCGAGTTCCAATTACACGAGCATAATGTGGATTCGCCTGCATACAGTTACGAGGACAATATActctgaaaaatgaatatatttatttatatttataaatattaagtagctggttatttcagtctttttttcttagtaagaCCACAGACATGCATACCCAAAAGTAAAGTCAGCATTCTAAACTCTACTCTTTTTTTCAATGGAAGTACAGCTGATGTACAACATTATACAAGGtacaggtgtacaatatggtgattcacaatttttaaagcttataccccatttatagttatcataaaatgttagctatattccctgtgttgtacaatatacccttgtattgtattttatacctaatagtttgtacctcttaatcccctaccctgtATTGCCCCTCTCAAGTCCCTCTCaacactggtaaccaccagtttgttctctggatctgtgagtttgtttcttttttgttatattcactagttggttGTAATCTTTTAGACTCCACACATGAGTGTATCACACAGTATGTCCTTCTCTGTCCCACGTgttccacttagcataataccctccaagtccatccatgttattgcaaatggcaattttttttttttttacttctaaggGCCTCTCTCCTTACATtacagatggccatcttctccctgtgtcttttcacattgcaaatggcaaattttcattcttttttctagctAAATAgtattccgtgtgtgtgtgtgtgtgtgtgtgtgtgtgtgtgtgtgtgtgtatttatacacatttttttccttctaaaataggTCAGTTGTACAAGCCAGGCAGTAGACACAGTTGTTTCTGCTTACTTTATCCATTTCCAGCTTTTGGCacaaatgtggttttttttctctttttctttctttcttttttttaaatttagccagGAACCTTTCTAATTTGGGGATTCAAAGCAGAAGGAAACATCAGAGAGTACCCCTGTCTCAGTATCTGGGAATTTGGTACCCCATGTGGCTGCAAAAGTTAGTGAACATGTAACTTGGAAAAACCGAATCACTGTCTGCCTCACACATCTCAGTTTCTTTGGTGTCTCATCCAATTTCATGGTTTTAATTATCATCTGTAAACTGTCCACTGCCAAATTTGCATCTCCAGGTGGGATCTCTTCTCTTAATTCTAAATGTGTACATCCTACTGTTTATTCAATATCTCCACTTACATCTCAGATTAAGCATGTTTGAAACCAAATTCCtaacctcctcccccagcccctaaaTATCTTCTTTCTGTAGGCTTCCTACAGTAAATTTCAGCTCCATTGTTCAGGTGGTCAGGCCAAAAACATTTATTCTATTTCAACCCCTCTCCTTATCTCAACCTCATGTTCACCCCACTAGCAATTTCTACTTAGGTAAGTTCAGGTCAAAGAAAGACTGCAGGAGCTTTCTTGCAAGTTTGTGTTCTAATCTCTGGTTTTAACACCTTGTTACATACTTGTGAAAATGTAGACAGTGATCTAGTAAACACTGCTTTATTGACAACTTGCTTTTAAGCTTTGAACAAAAGTGCTGACACATTTTAACAGTACCTGCTTTTACATCTTGAGCCTTCCATAGATTTTAAAGATCTAATTGTTTGTAGACACATGTAAAGCAGAATAAGATTTccaataacacacacacacacacataatttctaCAAGGTTATGGTACTAAATAGTAGAGACAGTTTATTTCGGGCTGTTCTGCCAGCTTTGGAACCTCTTAAGGACGTGACTGTGCGGGTAAATCTTATTTTCTCACCCTCATCTTCAGCTAATTTCCTTTCATGTATCTGCTCTTGGCATTTTTCTCCAGAACAGATTTATGCCTCAGCTTCTTCAAGTGATACGAAATTTTCAAACAGATGTACCAACCATATGTTCCCCAAAAGTTATAAACTGTCATTTAAATAATACCATTATGACCTAATTTATCAAACTACTCAAAATTtcatatgagaaaagaaaagataacctTTGTTCCAccacatttctaaaataaaacaagagggAAGCTTTCCAGACTACTGTAGGTcaaaattatgtataaattacCACTTCTACAGACTTGTTATGATAGTGACAGCAAAAATTAAagttgaattttaataatttatatcattCCTTTATGGAGGATACTTCCCCTCAAGCCAACAAAGAGAAAActtatttactaatattttacttGAATGATTTTGGGGAGGACAACAATATTGCTACAGACTGTTCTCTAGATACAaaattactatttattgagcatatactaGAGGAAGGCTTAATGCTGAATGCTCTACAGAAATTATCCTTTCTATTTGAATATCATAAACCTTGTCACATGGCTGAAATAGGGCCTAGCATAATAATGGTATATAATaagtatgtaataaatatttacaagtggATAATTCTaaaatgcttgcttttttttcaccATATCATAATGGCAAAATTTACCAGTTTCACCTAGCAATATACCTCTTATtctctttataaaaatacaaGCTGTAAGTATAGGCATTTgagaaatgtggggaaaaaatttttttaatttcctgagatTCTAAAACACAccacaattttaattaaatttgttaTCGTTATAAGAGCATAATTTGTAAATCTCTAGTTAGAGGAGAGTgtacttttataataaactatttGGCATTTAATTTATCCATGATCAGatggtaaaaatatatttttcaaactgtaggTGAGCCTCAGATTATCCTACACGTTGTATAAACTGCTGATTCCAATAAAAATACATGCTGAAGAATTTAAAACTTCTCAAAGCAGTAGGTACCAAGTTAGCTGACCAGAAATATTACAACAGTATTCTCACAAGAGAGTAGAGACAAACAGATTTGGTTTTTAGAAGGAAACAGGTTAACTATTCTTACCTAAAGGAACTGATTGCTTATATCACTACAGTATCTGTAACTGAGAAACTTCCCACCAATGGAAAAATGAAGTATTTACATCTTAGATCAACATCACAGTATTTTATCCCTTTGCGAACAACTAATTCtcataatttaaatgaaacattgctttaattttaaaagggtaaatGAGGAAACTTCTCCAAAGTAAGTAAACTTTTTCATAAAAAGCGAGCTCCCTCAATTTTTACTAAACTATAGTTTATCAATTATAATCAAGTTTCTAAATCTCATTACTAGTTTTGGAATTAAAATGGGCTTTCTTGGCATTGATGGAGGTAATGTGGAAGGAAGTGAGGCTGGATGAGCAGGGACATACTTCACTTTTCTTATATGGTTATGGCTTACGGCCAGAGTGCTTCTAACTGCTTTCACATTATCTTGCTCAAGATACAGGAAGCCTTTTTCCCCCATTATTTTATAGTAGACAAATTCCATCATAGTATTTTAAATGAGAgagtacaaaacaaaaataaaaaaaaggcagaagataAACTTTTGACTTGCCACAATTAGACTTAGCTAATTTAGCAACTAGGATGACACTGCTTAAAAATACAAGCCATTCCATTTTAGTTTCTGTAGTGAAGTCTTGTTACAGACCGAATGCTTGTGTCCCCtgaattcatatgctgaaatacCAATCCCCAATGTGACTGAATTTGGGGATAGAGCCTTCATGGAGGTGATTAAAAGAAGTCATAAGGGCGGGGCCTttatctggagagagagagaaaatgctccTTCTCCCGTCCCAGCCATGTGAAGGCACAGAGAAAAGCCAGCCACCTGCAAGGACAGTGGCTTCAAGAAGAAGCCTTCAGAAGAAGCCAAACCTGACAATAACTCGACCttaggcttccagcctccagaacggtaagaagataaatttctgtcCTTTACACCACCCAGTCTGGGATGTTTTGCTGTAGTAGCCCAAGCTGGCTCAGACAGCACACTGcagcacatgtgcacacaaacTCTATTACGGCGCAGCACAGGGTACTTGCTGCTGAAATTTATTCTACTGTTAACTACCTGCCTGCAATCTAGAatactacaggaaaaaaaattttttctttaactaaGCAGGTAGTTTTTCAGGTTTCcccattccagaaagttccactTCAATAAACATGCCACTCTGAAGTGAAAGGTGCGGACAAGTATTGTGCTAAATTGACTGGTCTCATAATCTGGAGGCAAGGCTCAGGTGCGCACACCTCACACCCTGTTTTGGGGAAGGCATCCTGTGAATGACGCACTCGGAGCCTcaccctggggagaggggccagccTGGCCCTGACGTGATCAGCTAAACAGCCCTGCGAGGACCTGACAAGGGCCTGATGTGTTTAACGTACTGGGTGGCCACGCCTGGGAGAGCTGTCAGAATGAAGCAATGAACACgggattctttcttttaaatgttaaagttttttgtatagacaaaaacaaagaacccacTTTTTTTGGAGAAAGTGCCTGGAGTGCACGTAGTCTGTCCGTGTGGCCCCACTGCTCCCTGCTGCTTAGCAGTTCAAGACCATATACCCTCTGAGTCCTGGACACACCAGGACTTCAGGCAAAAGCACTTATCCTGGCTGAAAGTCCCATTGTTCACTGGTTGCAAAGGAATgaggaaatttagaaaacagtACCTGGGGCAATGGGAAGCAGGCTTATGAAATGGACAGAGCTGTTCCACAGTGGTTTCACAAGTGACAGCCTGGACTGGAGAATTCAAACACAAAGCAATTAGCCAATCCTTTGTAAACAAGAACATGCAACagaatggtgaaaaaaaaaaaaaaatcagatgaagaAAGTGCTGACCTGTTACTTTAGAGACTGTGAAGGAATTAGCAGACTGATATTTGCTgaagataaaaacataaaaatgtcaaTCATTTTCTTCTGTGCATGATCATCAACATAAACTCTCCTATTTTTCAcatctataaatatttgatttcttcttaaatattcttatttaaatacCTAGTCATGTAGTAGTTTAAGAATCCATCATTTATTTTATGCTAAACTCATATCGTCTTCAAGTAGGAACCAAGTCAATACCATTCTTGATATTAGAGAATGATCTCTTTTCATTATCAGTCTCAAAAACTTATAGATAACAGCATAAAATAATACACGTTTGAATCCATATGTTGGTtttctatcaaaattaaaactgtcaGTATATTCATTTCCCCTCACCACAGAATCAAACAATTTAATATcacaaaataatcaataaaaggCAGTGTAAAAAGCTACTAAATAATAAATACCTTAAAGGAATGTGCATTATTCACTTTTTGCTCCCCCACTGTATAAAATGTCtacaataaatgaatgaattcctcTTCCTTATGTGTATTATTAAAAAGCAggtatatacaaataatataccATTATATATTTAATTGGCTTATCTATACCCAGATTTCCAGAGAAATACGTATTGCAAAAGGTGAAGCTTATTTGTGATGGTACTTTAATATGACATGCCCTGTAAGTTTCAAGAGAGTTTctacaataaacaataaaaaaacaagttaagagaaaaaattaaacaataggATAAAAGGTCTTTAATGAAACACCCAGTGTTTGGCTTCCTAAAGCtaattactaatatttattatttattgaaggtGATTAATAAAGATTTGCTGAATAAGTTAATAAATTAGGTGTTTCTATAAAGCTTTTATGTAAGAGAGTAATTGCTAATGGCTGAAAAACCACGTATCAAGCCTCTGAACAAACTGTATGCATAGGATGTCATTCCAccaattttaaaggatttttaatacattatttcttATTGTTATGAATTTCCTACTTTGGAGTTTCACGCAATTGTACAGTTACAAGTGAAGGAAGACTATGTCATATTCCCTAAGAAAAGGCATTCTGTATAAGgctcaataaagtttttttttacattaggaAAGAGAAACTACAAAGATATTTCAAAAGCCTACATGTTTCTACTTTCCATAGAgtacatatgaaaatatattgttttagAGTAATACATTTAGTATGTCCAATATGACAAACATTTCAAAAGTTAATCAATGCTTTTATGTTGGGTCAAATTACATTTCAACGGACAAAAGAAAGTTGGGATACTATATTACATATTTAGAGACTTTTCAAAGTGCTCTCTTCCCTAGTAATCTAATTTATCTTACTAACAAAGCTATTgttgcatgaaaaaaataattctcccaAAACAGGGCAGGAAGAAGTCGCAAATTAATTAACCTTCTCGGGCATTTTCTATCACAgctgaaaaatgtatttcttcacaaaaggaaaaactataaatgtgtacatttttaatgaaactagAAAATTTGGAGTTTTAGCATGATCTTTATCAGCAAAAGGGTTCAACTTTGAATTCagatattctttcttctttttatccaTGAAATTGATATAGTTGAAATGAGCTTCAAAAAGTTACCTCctctcttttacaaattaaattattctatgtgttgctctaaaaaaaataactcattgTTACAACTTAAAATCTCTGATCCAAAAGGTTATTTGGGTACTTACCCAATTGTCTGAATACCATTTCTATTGGATTTgatgaaataatgttttcttccttgtctAGTGATATCCACCCAACCACCATCATTGTCTATTATACCATAATGAATTGCAGCTCTGCAAATGCTGGATTgctgggagaaaaggaagggagaaaacgatgttaaaataataatagctctGCACAGAACACAACTAGTTACTATTGATATGACTTTAAACAAACACTTCCGAGCAAAATATCTatacttataaaaattattatatttcaaattaaaaatcaaatattatgtGAAAGGATTCTATCCccaaataattacatttataatacTTACCATTTCATAATGTACACTGCCAATAACTTTAGCTTTGCTATCCAAACAGCCAGCAGGACATTCATATCTAAACAAAGGAAATGGGGGACAAAATTTAGCTTCTCCGAATGtcagtataaaatgaaaatattttttaaattttgtcagttAATTTTAAGAGTAATAATAAACATTACCTATTGCAGGTTGTTCCTTTGCACTGATCTCTTAATCTTACTTCACAAGAAACAATTtgagctaaaattttaaaaataataataataatttagatGATGTAACAGCTGCTCTAATTCATCCCATGCAGTCTAATGCCAAGTTTTTGCTATTCTAAAAATGCAGCTGAATATGCCATCAGTGtaaactttaaagttttttttaagggaaggtGTGAAAGCAGTCCCCCATTACCACAAGTTATGCAGTCGagtttcccacatttggggaGATCACAGGGGTCAGGACACCCGAAGTGCAATGGCTAAGCCTcaccctgggaaaaccaccttcATGATCGTggtatctcccctgccaggtaaTAAACGGTAACATTTTTGTAAACAATGCAGAGGTCTTACACATTTGCTGTGTGCTTATGACTTCGTTTCTGTTACTGTCATCTGCTCTTGTCTGGATGTGGGTCTCGTGGATGTGTGGCTGCTGCCGTTCAATCTCATTTGTCTCTTCTTCTCGACGAGGGTAGTAGCTGTCTGATCCTTCTGTTAGAGAGAATGGATTTAAGAAACATGAATCCAACCTAAATGTGcacaaattataaataatgctatacCTTTATATGCctgtttaacattaaaaacatttatacacctgtttaacatttgaaaaagcaGTACTGTGTATTGACACAGGTTTTGGCTTAAGGTGGTGCCCTTACATACTGCATTGGAGTAAATAAACCACGTGCATCAAACTTTGAGCCCTTGATTAATTTGTGCTCTCATTTAGCTACTGTTAAATGGAGTCATTTCTAaattttgcttctattttaaagttatatcAATCATTGGCTTTCACCATAACACCAGGAAGTCTACACAGTGACCTAGTAAAGTCGAGGCTTAgtgaatttgaattttcttctcaaatgaaatcatattttcaGGAGgatcacatttaaaattttcaaaaggatCACGTTTAAAATTCTCCTGAAAGGAAATTCAGATTGGCATGCTGTTCTTATTTACCACACTATCAGGTTCCATGGAAAGGTTTCTTTGTAGAAGGAAATTCAATGTGCAGAAATTTAAACGTAACAATGGAAAATAAGCAAACCTTGAATGTATTAGTTTTTCCAGGTTGGCTTATATCAAGGGCTTGACAGGGCATATCTggcatattttgaaaatgattttcatGTATGTCCAAGAACTCAGAATCCAGAAAAAGGAAGTATGAATTCAGAGGAAAGTCAGCATTAGTAAAATTCTGTGGTCACTGATGAGAGAGCAAGCAGGTTGGAGATTTGGGGgtagaataaatggaaaacagactcacacacgatgaaaaatgttttcagaaattaaaaatggctCATGTAACAGTGAAATATATGGTTACCTCTTGGCTACTTATTATAGCTAATGACCATTTaatcattaagagaaaaaaagagacatcTCTTTACGAGTACTGAAAAGTGGCTGCATTTACTCATATTTTCTAATACACTTAGTCTGCATTAATCTTCATTTAgtcattattaagaaaaaaatagtacaagggagtaaaaattttcatttgaatggCCAGTGAGAGGGTGACTCTCACAAAGCTTTGTCGGGTAAATTTTAGCTTCATGTGCTATAAACAGAACACcatatttacatttacttttgAGGACATTAAACGCATTTGAGAACACTTTTTCCAGCAGTTTGTAATACTGCTatacttttcttgttcttttggcAATGAGAAATTGTGTGCTCTGCAGTAAGAAGCAGAGAATTAGTATAACTCACTGGGCATGATTCAGTAAGATTTATGGATAGGTACTTAGGCAAAAACCTTCAAGGTGctaaaaataaattgtgttaaatttctaaattcttcaaaaatgatgACACTTACAGAAATAATTCTAGTCAACACTAAATCAAGATGGCTTTCAAAAATAGTAATATACTTGTCACTCTGAGATAATTTCCAAGTAGAATTAAGTGGTTATCTGGAATATATCTTAGTATCTTAACATCATGAAACTTTCCTTCAAAATCACATTGGTATAATAGACTTAATGTTATaaataccttaaaaatattttaaatggcttcaaaatatttgaaatacaagTGTGAGGACTTTTCATGTAATAATTAAAtgtgcttttgtctttttaaactcAAATTAATGCAGAATTtggattaaaatataaatcaaactgAGTATTACAACACAATAGCACATACCTTTGTAGCACAGAttttctctgcagcctcctccAAAACTAGGCGGGCAAGCAGAGCAGGGCCGGCCATGTTTGTAGGGGGCGTGGCCCCACCAGTTTCCCCTTAAAAAGAGAATCCACTCTAGTAAGAGGTAGctattttcagtttcagttttccgccccatattgttttccacatttagaatatttttggaaGAATGATGTAgcaatctatttttaaacttagTAACATTGAGATATCACCCTtaacctgttagaatggctatcatcaaaaagaacacagataaaaaatgttggcgaggatgtggagaaaaggcaactctCCTaccttgttggtgggaatgtaaattggtgttgatgatagccattctaacaggttaAGGGTGATATCTCACTGTTATTAAGTTTAAACATAGATTGCTAcatcatttttccaaaaatattctaaataatataCTATGAATATTGTTTAAAACTACAAAATCAAATTTTTGCAAAGCACAAATTTTCTGCTTTGGGATATTCATCTACAttccatttgttttaataaaaacagatttcagaCTTACATTTAACCCTACGTTCAGTTGTGtaatattttcaattaattaCTTGAATGGTCTTTACACAGGTGAAAATACAATTCTCAGTCTACAGTTTTTCATCTCTAATAAATCcaaattattgaatatttacaCAATATAATAGTGCAATAAGTAAAACTGAAAGCCTAAAAATATGACTCCTGTCTTTACAAagattatattttcaattttcatattccttttaagCACTGATTTTATGCATGAGGCAACTGTAACTGTTGCCATATGAAGTAAACTGAGTTAGAACAATGGACTTTACTTGATAATCtacaaggaaaatgagaaaaacaaaatcaggaatATAAAGTTACTTTTATGTCGttaagaaatatttgcatatgGAAGCAGTACTTTGTCTACTTACTTTGGGGAATAATTGCACACTAAGTAGATAGCTTTGGGCCAGATCTGCCCCCAGATGTTCATGTTTTGGCACAAGTTAATGGCACAGCCTATTCGGCTACTTGTCGCCCACACCACCTAcattagagaaaagaaatgctCAGAAAAGTAGGCTGAGACGAAGCAAGACAACAACATGtccaagagaaaaatgtataaaagcgGACTCAAGAAACAACATGTATCATTCAAGATGAAATGAAGCAACATCAAAAAGGATATTTTTCCTGACACTTTGGaaagtatttaatttaaattaaaaaaaaaaaaaagagagagagatctatAGGTAAACAACTGTATCCAGATAGAAAACATAAACATCTTATGTATGACTCAGTAATTCAAATGTTACATCCTCACAAACCGAAATGCTGTATGAATTTTTCTATGCAGAAACTTAGCTAACAAAGGAACAGAATTTCTCATCTTAAAATAGaaagaaccagagtaaaagtttaggTGTTCAAATTTCTTAGACAATGTGACATTTTCACTGTCACTGCTGATCTTGATCTTGTCCCATGCAAAGGCACACAGAGCCATTTGTCTGCTTTCTCATCACTAATAATCAGTTATAGAAATTCCAGACACTCAGATCTGTGGTGAGCTTTATCTGGTCAAATCAGCCCTTAGTTGTCTGATTTAGAAGTCTAAAACATACCCAACACCAAATGTGAACAttgaacataaaaaagaaagacaaattctgcaCACATGTAAATGCTGAATGCCATGGTAAATAAAACTATTctttattctttggaaaataaaaaaaataaagacacctGACCTCAAAGATGGTAAATCTCTCACCATTTGAATTTATGGGGgccatattaaaaatgttttatatctaaAATCAttgaaataacatatttttaaagaaaagtctggactttttttctgataattatttttattgttcataaAAATTTGTAAGCCTATTCTACATTAATCAATAcctatgtaagtttttttttaataaccacaCCAAATGACCTAAGACAAATGTTTAGTATCCTAAGttcccacacacaaaaaagaaaactttgttagTTTACATGAACTCAACTTAAAGGAATGAAGTATAATGTACCCAAAACATACCTGTGTATAATGAGTACATACAGGACCGGAACATCTGAAGGGACAATACGGGTTGCATTCGTGTTCGTATGGGAAGCTAAAGTCTCTTACTTCATCATACCATGCTTGTACATGAAATGTTGGGGGCCTATatctatttgaaagaaaataaccaCAAAGAGCAAGTAAAgttggagaaaatataaaatcaaatattgcAAAAAAGATTGATAAAGTTTGGTAGAGAGGTATTTTTATGtaagttttaatattaaatactTCTGCACATTACATCACTAatatatcaattatttaaaacaaaaataagtttaaaatactATCAATCATTGtagtatgacttttttttaatcattatttgtCTTGGTGTGACTGCTTGTTTTCCTTTTAGGCACTAAGCCTTTGAAAACTTACAATGAGGCATTAGTAAGTATTTCATCTCAAACACTTATGGTTTCAGAaacaaaaagttacattttaagcTACCTTCCCCAATGTGCTCCCAAATTCTGTCCAATTGATGGAAGCAAGCTTGCAGGTCCATGTTCCCACAAACAACTTTCAGCCCAGGATGCTGCAGATCTTTCCAGTTCTGCATCCCATGtctacaatttaaaacaaaaataaaatacaaatacaaacgCATTATGTACATGTAAAGTTTGGACATTTCTTTAGAATACAGTGATActcagttcttttgttttctctctccttactTCTTTGCAAAGTCTGCATCTTAGTCTCAGTTCTCGCCATCTCTCACATAGGTTTTTGCACTAGCCTCCTGATTAGTCTCCTTGTATCCATCTCTAAGCCCTCCAACCTGCTCTACAACTGTTTAGAATTGCCTAAGTGGATACAAACATGCTTAAGTGATTCCTCTATCTAAAGGCATCCAGCAAAACCCCGTGTACATAAAGTCCAACCAACATTTTGGTCCCACTGTTTCCTGTCATAAAACATGCTATTCCTTGCTCTTGCTGGTATTGTTTCTTCTGCCTAAAACATCATTCTCCCAATTATTTCTCAGATAGACCCTTACTCTTCCTTCACAATCTACCTTTATATATTCTCGACACACTTTCAAGTCTCTTAGATGTAAGTATCCCCTCCTTTGGGCTCTTTAAGCTTCGTAATGCTCCTTTGCTTTAGCAGCTACTACACTGCAATGTTAGTATCTGTCCATGTGTCTCTTTCCTGGGACTGTGGGATGCTTGGAGGCAGTTATTTAACTCACACCAGTATTTTCAGCCTATTATCTGTGTCTGCCATATGGACAAGGGggttaataaatgtttgctgactaTACGAATGATGAATGAATCTGAAtcctgtaaaatgtaaaattaaatgagagtgattaatttgtagttttaaaatgacttataaagaaatagttaaaattatataattattatttcatatgCCTTGGGTTGAATATTCAATTTGTTAATTTGAAAAGCAAGCAGTACAGTAAGTGTGGTGATCAAAACAAGAGAGTCGGGTAGAACTGGGTTCAGTCCTGGTACAATTACAGGATTCTGGGCATGTGAAGAGGATAAAAAATA
This is a stretch of genomic DNA from Camelus ferus isolate YT-003-E chromosome 29, BCGSAC_Cfer_1.0, whole genome shotgun sequence. It encodes these proteins:
- the CRISPLD1 gene encoding LOW QUALITY PROTEIN: cysteine-rich secretory protein LCCL domain-containing 1 (The sequence of the model RefSeq protein was modified relative to this genomic sequence to represent the inferred CDS: deleted 1 base in 1 codon); this encodes MKCTAREWLRVTTVLFMARAIPAMVVPNATLLEKLLEKYMDEDGEWWTAKQRGKRAITDNDMQSILDLHNKLRSQVYPTASNMEYMTWDAELERSAASWAESCLWEHGPASLLPSIGQNLGAHWGRYRPPTFHVQAWYDEVRDFSFPYEHECNPYCPFRCSGPVCTHYTQVVWATSSRIGCAINLCQNMNIWGQIWPKAIYLVCNYSPKGNWWGHAPYKHGRPCSACPPSFGGGCRENLCYKEGSDSYYPRREEETNEIERQQPHIHETHIQTRADDSNRNEVISTQQMSQIVSCEVRLRDQCKGTTCNRYECPAGCLDSKAKVIGSVHYEMQSSICRAAIHYGIIDNDGGWVDITRQGRKHYFIKSNRNGIQTIGKYQSANSFTVSKVTVQAVTCETTVEQLCPFHKPASHCPRVYCPRNCMQANPHYARVIGTRIYSDLSSICRAAVHAGVVRNHGGYVDIMPVDKRKTYTASFQNGIFSESLQNPPGGKAFRVFAVV